In Molothrus aeneus isolate 106 chromosome 31, BPBGC_Maene_1.0, whole genome shotgun sequence, the genomic stretch GGGGAAAGGGGCTGACACCGGCTCTTTACCGGGGAAAGGGGCTGACACCGGCTCTTTACCGGGAAAGGGGCTGACACCGGCTCTTTACCGGAGAAAGGGGCTGACACCGGCTCTTTACCGGGGAAAGGGGCTGGCACCGGTTCTTTACCGGGGAAAGGGGCTGACACCGGTTCTTTACCGGAGAAAGGGCTGACACCAGCTCTTTACCGGGGAGAGGAGCTGATACCGGCTCTTTACCGGGAAAGGGGCTGACACCGGCTCTTTACCGGGAAAGGGGCCGGGACCGGTTCTTTACCGGGAAAAGGGGCCGGGACCGGCTCTTTACCGGGGAAAGGGGCTGACACCGGCTCTTTACCGGGGAAAGGGGCTGACACCGGCTCTTTACCGGGAAAGGGGCTGACACCGGCTCTTTACCGGGGAAAGGGGCTGACACCGGCTCTTTACCGGGAAAGGGGCTGACACCGGCTCTTTACCGGGAGAGGGGCGGCCCCGGTTCCTCCTCCCACGGGGAGGGGTCACTCCTCGTTCCTTCCCCACCCCCCCGGGGGTCCCCGGTTCTTCCTCCCCCCTCCTCGTTCTCCCCTCCGGTGCTCCCGTTCCCCTCCCGTTCCTGTCCCGGTTTCCCTCCGGGGGTCTCCGTTCCCCTCCCGTTCTCTCCGTTCCTGTCTCGTTTCCCCTCCCGGTTCCTCCTCAGGGGTCTCCGTTCTCTCCCCGGTGCTCCCGTTCCTCCCTTCCCGGTTCCCCCGGTCTCTCCCGTTTCCCCCGTTCCTGTCCCGGTTCCCCCCGGTCTCTCCGGTTCCCTCCCCGCTCTCACCGAGGAACGGCGACCTCTCGGGGCAGAACGGCAGCGGCCGCGCGGGGTCCGGCGTGGCTGCGGGGCCGTTCCCGGTGCCGCTGCCGCCACCGACGCGGCTGAGGTTGGCGTACACGTCGTGGGTCCGGGAATAATCCACGGCGGGACCGGCGGAACGACCGAACAGCGCCGTGAGGTTCCGGAAGCCACCGAGCGAGAAATACGCCACGAAGGCGAACTGGCACCCGACCAGCAGCGCCAGCGAGCACGGCCGCTCCAGCAGCCGCCGCAGCATCGCGGGGCCGCCCGGTGTTACCGGGGAGCCGCCCGGTGTTACCGGGGAGCCGCCCGGTTTTACCGGAGAGCCGCCCAAGCGGCCCGGGGCAGCATGGCGGGGGCACCGGGGCTGTGGGATAGAGGGGACACGGCTTGGAGAGGCCCCGGGGATGGAATGGGGCCGCTCCGGTACCGGGAAAGGAGCGGGGGTCGCTCGGTTAGTCGTCGGTACCGGGAAATGGGCGGACACGAAGCAGCGCCCGTGTAGCACCGGGAGGGGGTCAGACGCCGCGCTGTCGCTCTCCGGTACCGGGAAGGGCCCGGTTCAGTCCCCGCCCGGTCCCGGTTCGGCCCAATCCGGTCCCGGTGTTGCCTCCCCAACCGAGTACCGCCGGTCCCGGTACGGCCTGACTCCGGTACCGCTCCGCTGCTCCCGGCCCCGGTACAGGCCTGAGGCCGGTCctgccccgcccggccccggtaCCCGCTCCAGCCCCGGTCCCGGTTCTGCCTCCCCGGTTCCGGTACCCGCCTGTGCCCGCACCGGTACTGCCGGGCCCGGTTCGGCGCTCCCGCCCCCCGGGCAGCCCCCGCGGGTCACCCCCCTGACCCTGACCCCGCTCCCGCTCCGGTCCCGGTACCTGCCCGGGCCCGCTCAGCCCCGCCcggccgccgccatcttggagcGGAGGGCGCGGCGTGATGGCGTCACAGGGCGGGGCCGCGGTGGGGTCACGCTCCGGGCgccccgggcgggcgggggcggccggggaGAAGCGGGGGAGGATCCCGAGGTGACCCCGGTGGCGCTCGGTGACCCCGGGACGGGGTGCGGGGCCCGCAACGACGCGGGGGAGACCGAGAGGGCGTGGCCTGTGTCTGCCCCGCCTTGAGGGGGCGTGGTCTGACTGGGCGCCGTCGCCGTGGCAACCGCGGCTGGCTCCGCTCCTTCCTagaattttcctatttcttccGTGACGTCACGACGAGGAGATGCTGTGATTGGGCGCGGGATTGGCGAGGCGTGTCCGCGCCACGTGTGTGACTTTTTTCCCGTCCTCGCGTTTGTGCGTGCGCAGCGCGTCTGCCCACAGCCGTCATGGCGGCGCTCACAGCTGCCCTTGCCCTTCCCAGCCACGGCGTTCCCGCTCCAAGCACACAATGGCGTCCCATCTGGCCACACCCAACACAGAGCCGCTCATTGCGTCTGTCCTTCCCGCCCACGGCGCCCTCTGCCCCTACGCAGCGCCAAGGTCACAATGGCGGCGCCGCTGCCCACACCAACATGGCGGCACTCTGCCCGCCAGCATCATGGCGCATTGCGCATGCGCAATGTACACGGGACGATTGCCGGAGATCTTCCCGTACCCAACATGGCGGCGCCCACAGCGTCTGCCCTTCCCCGCCATGGCGCCGCCCGCGCATGCGCATTGCCAAGGGCACGATGGCGGCGCTGCGGGCGCTGTGGCGGCTCCGCGGCCCCTCGGGGCTGAGCACGGCGGGGGCTCGGctgggcccggccccggcccggtgAGCCcgcgggggacacggggacacggcggggagGGCTGCGGGGGGGGCTCCGGGGCTGTCCCCGCTCACCGGCCGGCCCCGCAGGTCCCGCCAGTGGCAGCCCGACATGGAGTGGGCGCAGCAGTACGCGGGGGCCATCATGTACCCCAGCAAGGCCACGGAGAAGTGGGTGCCGCCACCCTGGAACggtgaggggacagcggggacactcTGGGAGAAGGTGGGGAAGGGGCCCTGAGGGCTTTGGggggccctgagcagggaggacaagGCCTTTGGGGGGTGTCGGGTGCTTTAGGGGGTGCTCTGAGGGCTTTGGGGGAGCCCAGGAGGGGTCCCGAGGCCTCTACGGGGGTTCTTGGTGTGCTCTGAGGCGGTTTGGGAGGTCCTGGAGGGGTCTCAGAGGCTTTGAGAGGTTCTAGGGGTGCTCTGAGGGCTTCGGAGGAGCCCAGGAGGGGTCTCAGGGGCTTTGGAGGGGTCCTGAGATGCTGAGTGAGGTTTAAGGAGGGCTTTTGGGCCCTTGGGGTGGTTTGGAGGTCACTCAGGGCGCTTTGGGGTCACTCAGGTTCCCCACAAACCCTCAGTGggtgctgctccctccttgTCCCCAACATTTGAGGGGTTCTGTGTTCTCCCTgagggagctgtccctgtgtcccctgagcCCTCCCAGGGGCACTGTCCCAATGTCTCTGACTCCTCCCCGTGTCCCTGATCCCTCCCTggggtctgtccctgtgtccttgaCCCcggcactgtcccctccctgtgtccttGACCCcggcactgtcccctgtccccagacaAGGACCCAGTGGCCCACAAGAAGGTTTCCAGTCTGACCATCAACTTCGGGCCGCAGCACCCGGCGGCGCACGGGGTCCTGCggctggtgctggagctgagcgGGGAGACGGTGAAACGGTGTGACCCGCACGTGGGGCTGCTGCACCGCGGCACCGAGAAACTCATCGAGTACAAGACCTACCTGCAGGTGATCCCGAGATCCCAAATTCCCTGGGATCCCCATCCCTGAGATCCCTGAAATCCCATTGCCATGAGATCCCTGTCCCATGGGATCCCCACGTGGGGCTGCTGCACCGCAGCGCCGAGAAACTCACGGAGTACAAGCCCTACCTGCAGGTGATCCCGGGATCCCAAATTCCCTGGGATCCCCATCCCTGAGATCCCTGAAATCCCATTGCCATGAGATCCCTGTCCCATGGGATCCCCACGTGGGGCTGCTGCACCGCAGCGCCGAGAAACTCACGGAGTACAAGCCCTACCTGCAGGGGATCCCGGGATCCCAAATTCCCTGGGATCCCCATCCCTGAGATCCCTGAAATCCCATTGCCATGAGATCCCTGTCCCATGGGATCCCCACGTGGGGCTGCTGCACCGCGGCGCCGAGAAACTCATGGAGTACAAGCCCTACCTGCAGGTGATCCCGGGATCCCAAATTCCCTGggatccccatccctgaaaCCCCCATTGCCCTGAAACCCCTCTTTCCCATGGGATCCCCACCACGACACTGAGAAACTCATGGAGTACAAGCCCTACCTGCAGGTGATCCTGAGATCCATGGGATCCCTGAGATCCCAGTACTCCCAGCATCTCCACTGTTGCCACTACTCCCATTACTTCCagtattcccattattcccagcactcccagtattcccagtccTCCCACTACTCTTTGTAGTCCCAGTACTTGggatatatattaaataaataatatataatatatatataataataaataatacatataatattaataataattattatatgataataaataattaagtaCTCCCAGCGTTCTCAGCAGTCCCAGTACTCAAACACTCCAAGTATTCCCGGTACTCCCAGtactcccagtatccccagtactccagtgctcccagtactcccagtatccccagtactccagtgctcccagtcctcccagtatccccagtactCCATTGCTCCCAGTACTCCCACTATCCCCAGTACTCTGTTGCTCCCAGtcctcccagtatccccagtactCCATTGCTCTGAGgactcccagtatccccagtactccagtgctcccagtactcccagtatccccagtccTCCATTGCTCTCAGtactcccagtatccccagtccTCCATTGCTCTCAGtactcccagtatccccagtactCCAGTGCTCTCAGtactcccagtatccccagtactCCATTGCTCTCAGtactcccagtatccccagtactCCATTGCTCTCAGtactcccagtatccccagtactTTACTGCTCTGAGGACTCCCAGTTCTCTTAGCAGTCCCAGTACTCAAACACTCCCAGTactcccagtattcccagtacTCCCAGTCCTCCCAAcgctcccagtatccccagtatccccagtttCGGGGTTCCCGCAGGCCCTGCCCTACTTTGACCGCCTGGACTACGTGTCCATGATGTGCAACGAGCAGGCCTATTCCCTGGCCGTGGAGAAGCTCCTCAACATCCGACCCCCTCCCCGGGCTCAGTGGATCCGAGGTGAGGCTCCCACCAGCACTCCCAGTTCCCTGGCACCCCCAGGATTTATGGGATCGCCCCCATTTTTTCCCGTTTTGTTCAGTTCTCTTTGCCGAGATCACGCGGCTGCTGAACCACATCATGGCGGTGACCACGCACGCGCTGGACATCGGGGCCATGACCCCGTTCTTCTGGATGTtcgaggagagggagaaggtggcttggggggatttggggtgcaggggggtgGGCTTTGGGGCTGTGGAGGTGCCAGGGGGGCTGAGCAGCAGCGGGGTCCCGTCTGTGTCCCCCCAGATGTTCGAGTTCTACGAGCGCGTGTCGGGGGCGCGGATGCACGCGGCCTACGTGCGGCCCGGGGGCGTGCACCAGGTGAGGGCCGGGGGCTGCTCCCCTTCTTGGGCACCCCATTCCCATGGGAACCCCATTCCCATggcatccccatccctgggcaccccattcccatggcatccccattcccatgggCACCCCATTCCCATGGCATCCCCAATCCCATGgcatccccattcccatgggcaccccattcccatggcatccccattcccatggcatccccatccctgggcaccccattcccatgggatccccatccctgggcaccccattcccatgggcaccccattcccatgggatccccatccctgggcaccccattcccatgggcaccccattcccatggcatccccatccctgggcaccccattcccatgggcaccccattcccatggcatccccatccctgggcaccccaTTCCCATGGGAACCCCATTCCCATGgcatccccattcccatgggaTCCCCATTCCTGGGTTCCCTATCCCAGGGAACCCCATTACAGCAGGaatcccatccctgggcaccccaTTCCTGGGATCCCCATTTCTATGGGATCCCCATTTCCATGGgcaccccatccctgggatccCCATTTCCATGGGATCCCCGTTCCTGGGATCCCCATTTCTATGGGATCCCCATTTCCATGGgcaccccatccctgggatccCCATTCCCGCAGTACCCCCATTCCCATGCCACCTGTCCCAATCCCAATGCCACCAATGccacctgtcccacctgtcccaaTCCCATGAATGgcacctgtcccacctgtcccaaTCCCACCAATCCCATCAATGCCACCTGTCCCAATCCTACCACTgccacctgtcccagctgtcccaccAACCTCACCTGTCCCAATCCCACCAATGCCACCCTCCCCACGTGTcccacctgtgccaggacctgcccCTGGGGCTCATGGACGACATCTACGAGTTCGTGAAGAACTTCTCCATCCGCATCGACGAGGTGGAGGAGGTGAGGGGGAACTGGGGGACCTGGGGAGGGGACGGCCAGGCTGCTGTCACCTGTCACCTGTCACCTGTCACCTGGGAGGGGCAGGGTCGTTCCTCACAGCGTGGAGGGGGGAGGTGACACAGACGGGGgtggagggggacagggacaggtgacactggcagggacaggtgagggtgccagggacaggtgagggtgACAGGAAcaggtggcagtggcagggacaggtgagggtgccagggacaggtgacactggcagggacaggtgagggtgccagggacaggtgagggtgCCAGGGAcaggtggcagtggcagggacaggtgagggtgacagggacaggtgagggtgccagggacaggtgacactggcagggacaggtgagggtgacagggacaggtgaaGGGCtcacagg encodes the following:
- the NDUFS2 gene encoding NADH dehydrogenase [ubiquinone] iron-sulfur protein 2, mitochondrial, which gives rise to MAALCPPASWRIAHAQCTRDDCRRSSRTQHGGAHSVCPSPPWRRPRMRIAKGTMAALRALWRLRGPSGLSTAGARLGPAPARSRQWQPDMEWAQQYAGAIMYPSKATEKWVPPPWNDKDPVAHKKVSSLTINFGPQHPAAHGVLRLVLELSGETVKRCDPHVGLLHRGTEKLIEYKTYLQALPYFDRLDYVSMMCNEQAYSLAVEKLLNIRPPPRAQWIRVLFAEITRLLNHIMAVTTHALDIGAMTPFFWMFEEREKMFEFYERVSGARMHAAYVRPGGVHQDLPLGLMDDIYEFVKNFSIRIDEVEEMLTNNRIWKNRTVDIGVITAEEALNYGFSGVMLRGSGIKWDLRKTQPYDVYDQVEFDVPIGSRGDCYDRYLCRVEEMRQALRIILQCLNKMPPGEVKVDDAKVSPPKRAEMKTSMESLIHHFKLYTEGYQVPPGATYTAIEAPKGEFGVYLVSDGSSRPYRCKIKAPGFAHLAGLDRMSQGHMLADVVAIIGTQDIVFGEVDR